GGAAAAACTTTCACGACGAATAAACATACTTGTCACCTCAATTAGTCCATAATCCGTATTATACTGGAACAATCAGCAAATGAAAGGAGAAGATGCTGTGGTTACCGGGATTGGTCTTGATATTGTCGAACTTAAACGCATCCGAGAGCTGAATGGGCGGTCCGCCAAACTGCGGGAACGGGTGCTCACGCCAAGGGAACTGGAAGAATATGCTGCAGTTCCTGTCATCAGACAGGCGGAATTCCTTGCAGGTCGGTTTGCTGCAAAAGAAGCGTTCGCCAAAGCACTTGGGACCGGAATTGGCAGAAGCTGCTCATTTCAGGATATTGAAATTCGGAAAAACACGGAAGGAAAGCCGCATGTCGTGTTCAAACAGCAGGCAATCGGACTCCTTTCCATTACACATACACATGACTATGCAGCAGCTCAGGTGCTGCTGCAGTCTTCGGAAGGCTGGGAATGACATGGGAAAACTGTACAGGCCGACACGGGCAATTATTGAACTTGATGCCATCGCGCACAATCTGGCTATCATTAAAAAAGCGGCCGGTGATGTCCGGATG
Above is a genomic segment from Planococcus lenghuensis containing:
- the acpS gene encoding holo-ACP synthase, with product MVTGIGLDIVELKRIRELNGRSAKLRERVLTPRELEEYAAVPVIRQAEFLAGRFAAKEAFAKALGTGIGRSCSFQDIEIRKNTEGKPHVVFKQQAIGLLSITHTHDYAAAQVLLQSSEGWE